One genomic window of Mesoplodon densirostris isolate mMesDen1 chromosome 14, mMesDen1 primary haplotype, whole genome shotgun sequence includes the following:
- the CYS1 gene encoding cystin-1: MGSGSSRSSRALRRLRSPDSRPAGPGGTAPEGGTGPPVSATAAAAREESREAAAEAAEGAAGPGPGPAAPPDGGDETLRLLDQLLAESAAWGPGELAPRGPARPRPAAGAGSPVSPKRSTEVHPESSSVSEAPGSCHKRPERQSAITYDYSEEELMASIEQEYCC; the protein is encoded by the exons ATGGGCAGCGGCAGCAGCCGAAGCAGCCGCGCCCTGAGGCGGCTGCGCAGCCCCGACAGCCGGCCGGCCGGGCCCGGCGGGACAGCCCCGGAGGGCGGGACGGGGCCGCCAGTCTCCGCGACGGCGGCGGCAGCCCGGGAGGAGTCCCGGGaggcggcggcggaggcggcAGAGGGGGCggccggccccggccccggccccgcggCGCCCCCCGACGGCGGGGACGAGACGCTGCGCCTGCTGGACCAGCTGCTGGCCGAGTCGGCGGCCTGGGGCCCCGGGGAGCTGGCCCCGCGGGGCCCGGCGCGGCCCCGACCCGCAGCCGGCGCCGGGAGCCCG GTGTCCCCAAAACGGAGCACTGAAGTCCACCCAGAGAGCAGCAGCGTCTCTGA AGCCCCAGGCAGCTGCCACAAGAGGCCTGAGAGGCAGTCAGCCATCACGTACGACTACTCCGAGGAGGAGCTGATGGCCAGCATCGAGCAGGAGTACTGCTGCTAA